The proteins below are encoded in one region of Helianthus annuus cultivar XRQ/B chromosome 2, HanXRQr2.0-SUNRISE, whole genome shotgun sequence:
- the LOC110911038 gene encoding NAC domain-containing protein 83, translating into MSVEDKKHAENPNNGISNKLSFVRDGAIKLPPGFRFQPTDQEIVFQYLLRKVFACPLPASIIPEIVDICKFNPWDLPGEWEQERYFFSKKEAKYGQGNRVNRKSDDGYWKASGFDKHITRCCSNNPISRKKDTITGMKKTLVFYKSKPSTTRTHWIMHEYRLVHSPTLPTDTSNDKKYWIPLGNWVLCHVLLNKRSRKSDENDSWKRLDSREQVASHQNFTRNDTALIDCDEASSCSSSSSCGSSVVTHEVSSSRASLEHEETNVV; encoded by the exons ATGTCTGTTGAAGATAAGAAGCATGCAGAAAACCCTAATAATGGCATAAGTAATAAACTCAGTTTTGTTAGAGATGGTGCCATCAAATTGCCACCAGGGTTTCGGTTCCAACCCACGGATCAAGAGATCGTGTTTCAGTATTTGCTTCGTAAAGTCTTCGCATGCCCGTTGCCTGCCTCTATTATTCCTGAAATCGTCGACATTTGCAAATTCAATCCTTGGGACTTGCCAG GGGAGTGGGAGCAAGAAAGATACTTCTTTAGCAAGAAAGAGGCCAAGTATGGACAAGGAAATAGAGTAAACAGAAAGAGTGATGATGGATATTGGAAAGCAAGTGGGTTTGATAAACATATCACTAGATGTTGTAGCAACAATCCCATTTCTAGGAAGAAAGATACCATTACAGGAATGAAGAAGACACTCGTGTTCTATAAAAGCAAGCCTTCGACGACTAGAACTCACTGGATCATGCACGAATACCGCCTTGTTCACTCGCCTACTTTACCAACCGACACCTCCAATGATAAG AAATATTGGATTCCATTGGGAAATTGGGTGTTATGTCATGTATTGTTGAACAAAAGAAGTCGAAAATCAGATGAAAATGATAGCTGGAAGAGGCTGGATTCGCGGGAACAAGTAGCTAGTCATCAAAATTTTACTAGAAATGACACAGCTTTGATTGACTGCGATGAAGCTAGTTCAtgctcatcttcttcatcatgtGGCTCTAGTGTAGTCACTCATGAAGTGTCGTCAAGTAGAGCATCACTAGAACATGAAGAAACTAACGTTGTATAG